One genomic segment of Balaenoptera musculus isolate JJ_BM4_2016_0621 chromosome 11, mBalMus1.pri.v3, whole genome shotgun sequence includes these proteins:
- the LOC118903228 gene encoding histone H4 produces the protein MSGRGKGGKGLGKGGAKRHRKVLRDNIQGITKPAIRRLARRGGVKRISGLIYEETRGVLKVFLENVIRDAVTYTEHAKRKTVTAMDVVYALKRQGRTLYGFGG, from the coding sequence ATGTCTGGACGCGGCAAAGGCGGCAAGGGTCTGGGTAAGGGAGGCGCTAAGCGTCACCGCAAGGTTCTGCGCGACAACATCCAGGGCATCACCAAGCCAGCTATCCGCCGCCTGGCCCGGCGTGGCGGCGTAAAGCGCATTTCCGGCCTCATCTACGAAGAGACCCGCGGGGTGCTGAAAGTGTTCCTGGAGAACGTGATCCGGGACGCCGTCACCTACACCGAGCACGCCAAGCGCAAGACTGTCACCGCCATGGACGTGGTCTATGCGCTTAAGCGCCAGGGACGCACTCTCTACGGCTTCGGTGGCTAA